Genomic segment of Hydra vulgaris chromosome 11, alternate assembly HydraT2T_AEP:
GTTTCTGTTGAAAAGATGGATATCCATTTTATTGAGTATAATCCTATTAAAGCTAAATCATACATTCcacttgataaaaatttagcaaataaaaatgcgataattaatataaagaatgaagataataaatgttttaagtgGTGTATTGCAAgagcattaaataaaaaagataatcatCCTGAAAGAGTAGATAAAGAGCTTAAAGATCAagcagaaaaaataaactgggaaaaaatagattttacgGTACCATTAAATCAAATCATTTTGAGAAGAACAATACAGATATCAGTGTCAATGTATATGGTTATGAAAACTCAGAAGTTCATATTTTGCATGTATCAAAGAATAATGATCGCAAACATTTAATAGATTTACTATTAATCTCAAATGGTGAAACCAATCATttctgtttaataaaaaatttaagcagattactttcatcacaaacATCTAACAAACATTGCAAAAAACACTATTGCAGAAATTGTTTCTTAGGATTTAATTCAGAAGAATCTTTATCTAATCATAAATTGTATTGTGAAACACATGATTCAGTACGTATCGAACTTCCACCACCAAATTCAACAATGCAATTTACTAATCACAATAAATCAATGAGAGTTTCAATTGTAGTATATGctgactttgaaagttttatcaaacaaattGACACTTGTGAACCAAATCCGAATGAATCTTATACTAAACAGTATCAGAAACATATTTCAAGCTCATtctgttattatattaaatgttttgatgaAAGTTTTTATCAAACCAGTCCCGTCACATTTACTGCAAGTAGTGAAATAGATGATGTTgcacaaatttttattgatagtttacaagaagatattataaaagtttgtgATATGattaaatttccaaaaaagatgatatttacCACTGAAAACAAGCACTGCTCATCAAagttgtaatttaaattataaaatttcaaaattctttccagtactatttcacaatttatctggTTATGATTCTCacttatttataaagaatttatcAGGAGGGAAATTGAGTTGCATACCaaacaatgaagaaaagtatattagCTAATCTAGAGAAATTAAATTGGATGAGTATATTAAAGAAGGTAAGAAATTTGAAGTTAAATGAGAGCTTCGTTTCTTGGATAGTTATAGATTTATGCCTTCTAGTTTAGATGCTTTATCAAAGAATTTAGCAAAAGACCAGTGTAAAAATATCGGAAAGTTATATTCAGGCAAAATATTAGATTTGTTACTCAGAAAAGGTGTATACCCATATGATTGGAtagattttattaatagatttaatGAGTAAcaattaccaccaaaagaatcattcttttcaaaattaaacaatGAAGATATAAGTGATGATGATTACTCACATGCACAAAATGTATGGAATGAGTTTaattgcaaaacatttagaGATTATCATGACTTGTACAATGTTTCAGATGTGCTTTTACTAGCTGAcgtctttgaaaattttagacaTGTTTGTATGAATTGTTataaattagatcctgcttggtatTACACATCAAcaggattagcttgggatgcagcattgaagaaaacaaaaagaaaattagaatTGCTAAGCGATTacaaaatgataataatgataaagaaagatataagaggtggaattagtgTGATATCTAATAGGTTAGGAGCTTCTAATAATAAGTACATGGGTGACGCATATGACAAAAGCAAAGAATCAACATTTATCCAATATTTAGATGCTAATAATTTATATGGATGGGCAATGAGTAAACCACTTCCAACACATGGTTTTAAATGGATGGAcgaaaatgaaatagaaaactGGAAATCAATTCCATGCATACTAGAGATAGATTTAGACTACCCTGAACATTTACATGATGAACATAACGATTATCCTCTCGCAcctgaaaaatttaatatcaataaagttgaaaaattagttCCCAACTtgaataataagaaaaagtatatagtacattatgaaaatctaaaactatataaaagatTAGGATTAAAGATTACTAAAATTCATAGAGGCATAAAATTTGAAGAAAGAGCATGGCTCAATGAATACATCGAACTAAGTACAAACCTTAGAACTAAAGCAAccaatgattttgaaaaagacttttttaaactcatgaacAATTCAGTATTTAGAAAAACAATGGAGAATgttgaaaacagagttgataTTAAATTACTAACAGACAGAAATGAAGCTATTAAACTAGCATCAAAAACGAACTTTGAAAGTAGAacaatatttgatgaaaacttaatagcaatacatatgaaaagaacaaaattaaaatatgctaAACCAATTTATTTAGGAATGTGTATATTGGATTTGAGCAAAACTCTAATGtatgaatttcattatgatAACATAAAGAAAGAATATGCTGATCGAGCAAAACTATTATTCACAGATACAGATTCTTTAGCATACGAAATTAAAACAGAAGACTTTTATGCTGATATCTCTAAATATATTGAAAgcaaatttgatacaagtgagTTTGATCCAAAGCACCCAGCAACTAATAAAGTAGATTTTAAAGTTGGTCTTATTAAGAAAGTAataggaatgtttaaagatgagaCTGGAGGAGCACAAATTGAAGAATTTGTAGGACTCAGACCAAAGTTGTATTCTTACAAAGTACACggaaaagataacaaaaaatgtaaaggagtaaagaaaaatgttgttataaagTATATAACACATGAAGATTACAAAgattgtttgttaaataaaagagAACATATTAGGAAAATGAATGTAATAAGATCATATTCACATGAAATTTACACAGAAGAGAtcaataaaatagcattaagtGCAGAAGAGgataaaagagttattttagaaGACGAAACTCACACATTAGCATATGGATAcaacaaactaaaagaaaataatttataggtCAAAGAAGTCAAGGAGCCTAAAGAGCCCAAGGAGCCCAAAGGTTAGGGGGTAAGGGagcccaaaaattattttttgagaaaaaaaataatttataaataaaaatggaaaataacaattataaacttGTCAATGTTGAAGGAATAATTCTACCTAATGAACCACTAACAAATTTTCAATTGAtcaaagcagcaaaaaaataaaaaatgaaacattttagaggtgtatttgtaagagatgaattaccaaaaaatacacaaaaaaagaaTCTGGAATATTAAATACAGGAGATTCAAATACGCAGGGATTTCACTGGATTTGTTGGTACAAAGACAGTgataaaaaactaagttttgacTCTTATGGACTACCACCGCCTGTtgaaattgttaattatttaaaa
This window contains:
- the LOC136086812 gene encoding uncharacterized protein LOC136086812, coding for MPSSLDALSKNLAKDQCKNIGKLYSESFFSKLNNEDISDDDYSHAQNVWNEFNCKTFRDYHDLYNVSDVLLLADVFENFRHVCMNCYKLDPAWYYTSTGLAWDAALKKTKRKLELLSDYKMIIMIKKDIRGGISVISNRLGASNNKYMGDAYDKSKESTFIQYLDANNLYGWAMSKPLPTHGFKWMDENEIENWKSIPCILEIDLDYPEHLHDEHNDYPLAPEKFNINKVEKLVPNLNNKKKYIVHYENLKLYKRLGLKITKIHRGIKFEERAWLNEYIELSTNLRTKATNDFEKDFFKLMNNSVFRKTMENVENRVDIKLLTDRNEAIKLASKTNFESRTIFDENLIAIHMKRTKLKYAKPIYLGMCILDLSKTLMYEFHYDNIKKEYADRAKLLFTDTDSLAYEIKTEDFYADISKYIESKFDTSEFDPKHPATNKVDFKVGLIKKVIGMFKDETGGAQIEEFVGLRPKLYSYKVHGKDNKKCKGVKKNVVIKYITHEDYKDCLLNKREHIRKMNVIRSYSHEIYTEEINKIALSAEEDKRVILEDETHTLAYGYNKLKENNL